TCATATGATCACCTGTAATCAAGCTATCCTTCAAAACACATTCAAAATTTAGGCTCGCCTCTGCAAGCAAGAGACCATCGATCATCACAGCGGGTTGAGTTGGGGTGCCCAGAACTTTTAATTTGTCCAGATCCCTGCCTGACTCAGAACCAAAAAATCTGACTTCCTCAGCCATCCGTATAGAGGGGTAACTGATAACAAATTCTTTTTGTTTCCGCATCAGTTCGTAGGTATAGCGCTCAAATCCAATGGATATTGCCATCATCCGTGGTTCAATAGATGTAAACATAGCCCATGCTGCTGACATGGGGTTGTATCTTCCATCTTCATCTTTGACAATTACTATACTCACGGTCTCAGGATAGTGTAATGCGCGGCTTTCTCGGTAATCAGTAATTTTCTGCATGGTCACAGTTTAGACGCTGATTCTATAGTTGTCATGGACAATAATCAAAATGATCAGAAATTTTTACGCAGGTGATTCAAAAACCCTGAAGTATTTGTTGGTTGGAGCCACTGAATGTTTTGATACAAAATTTATGGAATAAATAATATCATCTATAGTTAATAGCTACAAAGGCACTATTTTTGCTTTTAGCAAAGAAAATGTTAGTCTTGGGTTCAATCCAATACTAAATTTTTGTGTAATAGCAATCATTAGCATAGACAATGATTATATATAATGAATAGCTTGAATAAGACTTACAGCTTAAAGGGGATTAAAGATGGACGTGAAATTGAAACAACAGGCCAGCGCAATTACCGAATTGACATTTGATTTGTTGAGGTGCTGTGAAGCCAAAGAAAAAATGTTTGCTAAAGACCATGGACTAAAAGTTGCTGAATTCCGTTGTTTGAGAATTGTCGAAGCGGGAAAATCCTACTCTGTACAAGAGCTTGCTACTAGTATGCATCTCTCTCCAAGCCGTTTGACCAGAATTATTGATGGTCTTTTTGCAGAAAAATTGGTTGACCGCGTCCAAAGTATTGAAGATCGAAGATTTGCAAAAATCAGCCTCACCAACAAGGGTCAAACCCTGGTAGGTAAGCTGAAAGAAGAGTACGCAGATCTCCACGGTGAAATGCTGAAAGATATCTCTGTTGAAGATAGGGATAAGATATACAATGGTATTTCTTTGATGCAGGGATTGGTAAGTACCTGGCTAGTCAGAAACGCCTGATTCATATTACTGATTTTGGGAAAAAGTCCGGTTTATACCGGACTTTTTTTATTTCACTTGCGGAACAATTGACAGAGTAGAGACTAGGACAGACAGAATGAATAAGCTGGCAACTTTGTGTTACCTACGTGATGGCGAGAAGACCTTGATGCTTCATCGCAATAAAAAAGTCAATGATATGCATGAGGGGAAATGGAATGGCCTAGGTGGTAAAGTTGAGGAGGGTGAATCTCCAGAGGCCTGTGCCATGAGAGAAGTATTGGAAGAATCAGGGTTGCAGGTCTCCAGACCACAGCTAAAAGGGTTTATCACCTTTCCAGATTTTGATGGCGAAAACGATTGGTACGTGTTTGTATACCGATTTGATGAGTTTATCGGCAAGTTGATAGATTCTCCAGAAGGTCATCTCCAGTGGATCTCAAAAGCTGAACTAAAAGACATCCCTCTCTGGGAAGGAGACCGGATTTTTATGGATTGGTTGGATCAACCAGGTATTTTCTCTGCGGTTTTTAAATATGAATCAGGTGAACTTCTTAATTGGAATGTGACCTGGTATTAAAGTATAATGTATTCTGTTATTGAACTTAATGGGGAATGAGAAATAAAATGAAAAAATCCTTTATCCGACCTTTGATTCTGTTGCTAGCCGTACCTATGCTTTTTGCCCAGATCAAATCAATTTCTGGCACCATTAGAAATTCGGTTACACTTGAACCTTTACCATATGCAAATCTTACCATAAAAGGCACTTATCTGGGTGGCACCTCTAATGTGGACGGCTACTTTTACCTTGGTGGCTTATCTCATGATAGTCTACTGGTTGTCTGCTCTTATATGGGATATAATTCCTATGGCAAACAATTCTTTTTTGAAGATGATACCCATATCATTATCCCGATCCATATGAAACCTCAAACCCTGGGAGGGGAAGAGGTCGTGGTTGAAGATTCGCTACTGGAAGTGCCTGAGATCAGAATTACATCTCAACTCCCTGGACCCGAGCAGCCCCAAAATATTGTCCTTATGCAAACGGAGGAGCTCGAGAACGATGGATTCTCATATGAGCTTATGGCTCCGACTCGCTGGCTGCATCCCACCGGTGAATTTACCCGATATGTTATTGATGGTGTCCCAGTAGAAAATACACGTCACCTTTACAATATTTATCCAGCATTCAACATGGATGCGGTGAAGCATATCGAAAATCATGGCGCTGGCAATGTGAGACAAACTACTACCGACCCAGTAGGTACGACTGAATTAATCTATCAGGAAGGTAATCGATCAAAAACGGATGTCCGCGCAATTCTGGGGCTGGTTGAGAGTGGGCTTACCACATCAGGTCCTCATCCTGCTGGTGGCTCATGGTATTTTTCTGGCCGTCGCATAGATTTTGATGCGATCTACTCATTGAGTACTACCCAATCAGATAGCGTCTATCGAAGATTCAAGCCTGATTATTATTTTTATGATCTGAATGGAAAAATCACCTTCGATATAAGCGAAGATACCAAAATATCAGGCAACATGTACCTGACCTTTGACAAACTGCATTGGTTGGGAGCCCAGGGACGCAGTGCACACTCAAGTTGGTACAACAGCTTTATCTCAACACGCATACAACACCGATTTAGCCCCAGGCTGGCAACGCTTACAAATTTATATGGTAGGAATTATCATACTTTTCTGAGAGCTGACCAGATTCCGTTTGGTTTATCCCAGGACTTAAATGGTGATTTTACCAACGATCTGAGCACCTACGGAATATCCACCCATGCCGAATACTTCCTGGGTCGCAACAATATGGTATCTGCAGGAATGAGCATTGATCTGCTAAACTCTGATCTG
The sequence above is drawn from the Candidatus Neomarinimicrobiota bacterium genome and encodes:
- a CDS encoding flavin reductase family protein, producing the protein MQKITDYRESRALHYPETVSIVIVKDEDGRYNPMSAAWAMFTSIEPRMMAISIGFERYTYELMRKQKEFVISYPSIRMAEEVRFFGSESGRDLDKLKVLGTPTQPAVMIDGLLLAEASLNFECVLKDSLITGDHMIFSGEVVASHVHTENIPRIYSLGPKIFGGFPV
- a CDS encoding MarR family transcriptional regulator — encoded protein: MDVKLKQQASAITELTFDLLRCCEAKEKMFAKDHGLKVAEFRCLRIVEAGKSYSVQELATSMHLSPSRLTRIIDGLFAEKLVDRVQSIEDRRFAKISLTNKGQTLVGKLKEEYADLHGEMLKDISVEDRDKIYNGISLMQGLVSTWLVRNA
- a CDS encoding 8-oxo-dGTP diphosphatase → MNKLATLCYLRDGEKTLMLHRNKKVNDMHEGKWNGLGGKVEEGESPEACAMREVLEESGLQVSRPQLKGFITFPDFDGENDWYVFVYRFDEFIGKLIDSPEGHLQWISKAELKDIPLWEGDRIFMDWLDQPGIFSAVFKYESGELLNWNVTWY
- a CDS encoding TonB-dependent receptor: MKKSFIRPLILLLAVPMLFAQIKSISGTIRNSVTLEPLPYANLTIKGTYLGGTSNVDGYFYLGGLSHDSLLVVCSYMGYNSYGKQFFFEDDTHIIIPIHMKPQTLGGEEVVVEDSLLEVPEIRITSQLPGPEQPQNIVLMQTEELENDGFSYELMAPTRWLHPTGEFTRYVIDGVPVENTRHLYNIYPAFNMDAVKHIENHGAGNVRQTTTDPVGTTELIYQEGNRSKTDVRAILGLVESGLTTSGPHPAGGSWYFSGRRIDFDAIYSLSTTQSDSVYRRFKPDYYFYDLNGKITFDISEDTKISGNMYLTFDKLHWLGAQGRSAHSSWYNSFISTRIQHRFSPRLATLTNLYGRNYHTFLRADQIPFGLSQDLNGDFTNDLSTYGISTHAEYFLGRNNMVSAGMSIDLLNSDLAYVDSSTLMDVSGLIFKAKAGYRYTLPYNLSTDVGLHTVYSSFAEKLAVNPSLRVQWEPSNIYSAYFSMVQSTSTNREVSLSNTLSQPLLDILIPVDKSLDMPGEVDISLGGSFMPRIGYDISAEIFTRLLENPTLLDSSWQGDFSAQDKWLIPYESGLVSGFNLSMEKLTPGIRTLAKYRFSTATLTDTTGVKDLLPGHRQHEFYFTLDGKFRDNMGYKMDFALASGKRYFDSDQSWEWSSAYHRLDLSFYREVSWEKVDGKVSLKLINLTNRRNLEFNEASWVTNSLQDRTFVLLPFMPTINFDFVF